One Ornithorhynchus anatinus isolate Pmale09 chromosome 2, mOrnAna1.pri.v4, whole genome shotgun sequence DNA segment encodes these proteins:
- the EMP2 gene encoding epithelial membrane protein 2: MLVLLAFIIVFHITSAALLFISTIDNAWWVGEGFYADLWRLCQNSTNCTEISDSYKGYQTLQAVQATMILSTILCCIALLVFVLQLFRLKQGERFVLTSIIQLLSCLCVMIAAAIYTDRHEELHKKNMDFYKEMDGGKYGYSFILAWIAFAFTFISGIMYLVLRKRK, encoded by the exons ATGCTGGTGCTCTTGGCTTTCATCATTGTGTTTCACATCACCTCCGCTGCGCTGCTCTTCATCTCTACCATTGACAAT GCCTGGTGGGTAGGAGAGGGATTTTACGCAGACCTCTGGAGACTGTGTCAAAACTCCACTAACTGTACAGAAATCAGTGACAGTTACAAAG GTTATCAGACTCTCCAGGCCGTTCAAGCCACGATGATCCTGTCTACCATCCTGTGCTGTATCGCTCTGTTGGTCTTCGTTCTCCAACTCTTCCGCCTGAAGCAAGGAGAGAGATTTGTTTTAACATCCATCATCCAGCTGCTGTCAT GTCTGTGTGTCATGATCGCAGCAGCTATTTATACGGACCGACACGAAGAACTGCACAAGAAAAACATGGATTTTTATAAGGAGATGGATGGAGGGAAATACGGCTATTCCTTCATCCTAGCCTGGATTGCCTTTGCATTTACCTTCATCAGCGGGATCATGTATCTCGTATTGAGGAAGCGCAAATAA